GGAGGAGGCAGCTTCTGAGGCAGAGGAGCTGGTAGAGGAGGATGACCGACACCATCTGGAGGCACTCAAGTCTCCATGGCACACACACCTAGAGATGCATCGTTTGGTCCACGCCATCCCCCAGGGAACCAATCATCAGGAGAAGCACAGGGGCAAGCTCGTGGAGTCTGACCAAAGGCTCCCTCTGGAAGGACAGGAGCACCTGTCTGAAAACAATTGGATAACTCAGCATGGAACCCCAATCTTAGAGGCAGCCCAGCTTCAGTGCCAAGCGGGAAACACCCAAACAAAGGCAGTGGAGTCTGGCTTAAAATTCAGCATTCCGCATCCTCCCTCCATAAAGCACCCACACAGGTCTGGCAAACCAGCTCACTATCCATTTCCTCAGAGGAAAACTCCCAGGATCTCCCAAGCTGCCCGGAACCTGGGCTTATATGGCCCAGCCTGAAGCTCACTACCTAGCCGGATGTCTCAGCCTTGGGGCCATCCGTGTCCTCAGCAAAGAACGGAGCAGGCAGAGACATAACTTGAGCCTCTAGCTATGAGCAAGAACTGGACTAACCCAAAGCAGGAACTGTGGGTGATGAACTTCAGAGTGGT
This region of Nycticebus coucang isolate mNycCou1 chromosome 2, mNycCou1.pri, whole genome shotgun sequence genomic DNA includes:
- the C2H9orf152 gene encoding uncharacterized protein C9orf152 homolog yields the protein MKGSSCPCPALPHFGQLGSRFMAEGSRTQAPGEGPPVSIQLLRAQYEGLRRQQRAQAHLVVLPKGGNMPAPTHPMVSAIWINREERHSQSQEEAASEAEELVEEDDRHHLEALKSPWHTHLEMHRLVHAIPQGTNHQEKHRGKLVESDQRLPLEGQEHLSENNWITQHGTPILEAAQLQCQAGNTQTKAVESGLKFSIPHPPSIKHPHRSGKPAHYPFPQRKTPRISQAARNLGLYGPA